Part of the Erwinia amylovora genome is shown below.
CCGGTGCTGGCGCGCTTCGACCAGCAGGCGGTCGGGGGCGATAAACTGAAAATGCGGGCCGGCGTAGTGCGCCAGCACGTCCGTCGATACTTTTGCGGGCGCGGTCACCAGACAGCGCCCCGGCCAGCGGGCGGCCAGCATTCCGGCCAGCGCCGATTTGCCTCGGCCGCGTGCGGCGGTGACGACATAAATGCCCGGCCTGGCACGCAGCAACTTAGTCAGTATCTGCTGCTGCTGACCACTGTTGTCGCCCGGCCAGGTCGGCAGATCGGTCAGATCAGGGATCGTGCAGGCGTGATGCTGACGCCACAGCACCGCACGTTGATCAGCCAGTAAAAGCTGCCGGAAACGGCGGATGAAAAAGGGAGCGGGAATGGGGCTGGCGCATTCGCTCCAGCGTAATGAGTCGGCATCTGGCTGCAGCGGCCAGCGGTGCCATGCGGGAACCAGCATTATCAGCCAGCTGCCGGCATGAAGCGTGCCTGACAGCGCGGCCAACGCTTCGGCATGAAAACCGCGACGGGCATCAAACAGCGCATGCCTGAATTCGCGTCCCAGCAGCGTACGTATCGCCTGCGGCGCACAGTGCAACGCACTGAGGGGCTGTTCGCCTACCGTCAACCAGTCGCCGGGGAGCTGCGCCATACAGGCTGCGGCCTGCTGCTCGCACCAGAAAGCATCTCCGCTTATCACCAGCAGACGGCGCCAGCCCTGTCTTTTTATTTGAGCTGCCGCCTGAAGTAGATCGCTCACCGCAGTTTAATTAGCAAAGGTATTGCATTGAGCGGGATTACCGCCGTCGAACCCTTTTTTGAACCAGCTATAGCGCTGCTGTGAGGTGCCGTGAGTAAAGCTGTCCGGCACCACGCGCCCCTGGCTACGCTGCTGCAGGCGATCGTCACCAATCGCCTCGGCGGCGTTAAGTGCTGATTCCAGATCGCCGGTTTCCAGCACTTTCTCCTGCTGCATATAGTAGCCCCAGACGCCGGCAAAGCAGTCCGCCTGAAGTTCCATCTTCACCGACAGCTGATTCGCCTGGGCCTGGTTTGCCCCCTGCTGCATCTGACGCACTTTCCGATCGATCCCCAGCAGGTGCTGCACATGGTGACCCACCTCATGCGCGATAACATAGCCCTGAGCGAATTCGCCTCCGGCACCCAGTTTGCTTTTCATCTCGTCATAAAACGAAAGATCGATATAAACCTTGCTGTCTGCCGGGCAGTAGAATGGCCCCATTGCCGACTGTCCGCTGCCGCACGCCGTTGACGTCTGGTTACGGTACATCACCAGAACAGGTGCGTACCAGGTCTTGCCCATTTTCTGGAACAGCTGCTGCCAGGTATCTTCGGTCATGGCAAAAATGGTGCGGGTGAACTGCGCGGCTTCGCCCTCTTTCGCTGAAGTTTGCTGCCATTGCTGCCGGGTGGGCGGTGAAACGGATGAAGTGCCGCCGCCTAATAATGGACTGAGATCGTAGCCGTAGTAACCAGCCACTATCACCACAATCAGCAGAACGATGCCGCCTTTACCACGGGGAATGCGTATGCGCCCACCGCCAACGGTGCCCGATTGATCACGACGGTCTTCCACATTGTCGCTTTCGCGACGTCCTTGCCAACGCATAACTGTCCCCTTGAGCAAATAATTTTTGATAGCTTAGTCGATTTTAGTCAGAGCAAGCGGGGAAAACCAGCAAACGCTGCGCTGCGCGCCGTATAACGCGAAAGGCCAGGTTTCCCTGGCCTTATGACGACGGTCAAAAATATGACGTTAGTCCAGCTTCACGCCCAACCGGTTGGCCACCTCTTCATAGGCTTCAATCAGCCCACCAAGGCTCTGACGATAACGATCTTTGTCCATCTTATTCAGGGTGTCTTTATCCCACAGGCGCGCACCATCCGGTGAGAACTCATCGCCCAGCACCACTTCGCCTTTAAACAGGCCGAACTCAAGTTTGAAGTCCACCAGGATCAGGCCTGCATCGGCAAACAGCTTGCTCAGGACGTCATTCGCCTGGAAAGTCAGCTCCTGCATACGTGCCAGATTTGCTTTGCTGACCCAGCCGAACGTCTCGCAATAGGATTCGTTGACCATCGGATCGTGTTTAGCATCATCTTTCAGGAACAGATCAAACAGCGGAGGATTGAGGATCATGCCCTCTTCCACGCCCAGACGCTTCACCAGGGATCCCGCAGCACGATTACGTATTACGCATTCTACGGGCACCATATCCAGATTTTTTACCAGCGCTTCGTTATCAGAAAGCAGGGCCTCCATCTGTGTTGGGATCCCGGCTTCCTGCAGTTTAGTCATAATGAAATGATTGAACTTGTTGTTAATCATTCCTTTACGATCAAACTGCTCGATACGCTCACCGTCCAGCGCTGACGTATCGTTACGGAATTCGAGTACCAACAGATCCGGGTTTTCGGTGCTGTAAACGGTTTTCGCTTTGCCGCGATACAACTCAGCTTTTTTTTGCATCTTGTTAACTCCACTCCAACGATAATGAACTTTACCCGGCATCACTCAGGCAGCAGGTTGATGACCATCGGACTGCCAGGATCAGCCCGGTAGAATATGTCTGACGGGATTATATGTTCCACCGCCGAAAAACCGAAGCAATCGTTTACGTAGCGCCAAAGTAAAAGGCCGGAGAATGTCCGGCCTTGAGGTTTACTTGCTGAATGCGGCCTGGAACACCGCGACCAGCGCATCATTTTGCGACTGGGTTAACGGATGACCTTTCGGATCGAGGAACTGCAGGCTGCTACGGTTATCCAGATCGCCGACCTGAAGTTTGTAGTCACCATTTTTCAGCTGCGGATCTTTAGCACCCAGCTCATCGAAGGTGCTGCTGCCCGGTGCGCTATAGGTCACGTTCAGACTACCCTGTGAACGGTTGTCATCTTTGACTTCCATCCCAATACGCTTCAGCGTGGCCGGCAGACGTTGCCAGACAACATTGAACGGCGCACGTAGGATCAGATCAGGCAAGCCGGTATCATCAGCACCGCTTTGCACATCGATCTGCGTTGGGCTACGGCTGGCTGCGGCATCTTCGCGCCGGGTTTCGATTTTGTCGAGGCCGGCGCTAATTTCGTTAAGCATCTGCGCGGTGTAACGCTGGATCTGCACCGGCGAGTTGACCTCTTTATCCTGCTGTTGCAGTTCAAGCAGTTTCACCATCAGCGCTTGCTGACCGCCCTGCTGCTGAACGCTAAGCTGGTAGCGGCCACGATACTGATTGTCTTCGTCCGCACGGTTCCACTGCACCCAGTCGGTGGTCAGGGTTTGGCGCGCATCCTGACGATCGGCGACGGGGAACTTAGCCGTCTGAACCACGTCCACCACCTGAGGCCAGATTGAACCGCTTTGGCTGTCAATCAGCAGAATACCGCTGTTAGCGGCAAACTGACTGCGGGTACCGTTCATCAGCGCCAGCGTCTGAGCCGGTGGACGGATATCAAGCTGCTTGCCCACCTGTCCATTTGCGTTAACCGACGGAATATCAAAATCGCCATTTTGTATCGGCAGTGTCATACCAGCGGGCGCCTGCAGATCGCTAAGATCGGCTGCCTGCAGGTAGGATTCGTCACCGCTCACCTGACGCTTATAGCGCTGGTCGTTGGAACAGGCCGCAAGCAGCATCACCAAAGACAGTCCCACCACTTTCGCTACCGTGGACTTTTGTACTGAGTAAACCATCAATTCTCCCTAAATTTGAAGCGGGCCAGCGTCTTTCAGTGCCTGCTCAACAACCGAACAACCATCATCGGTCAGCGGCGTCATCGGCAGACGCAGCGTATCAGTTGCTATTAATCCTAATCGTTTCGCGGCCCATTTCACCGGGATAGGATTGGGTTCGACAAACAGTTTTTGATGCAGATGCATCAGGCGCTGGTTCAGGTGGCGTGCCTGCGCAAATTTGCCCTGCTGAGCCAGAGAGCAGAGTTCGGCCATTTCGCGGGCGGCGATATTTGCCGTCACCGAGATCACGCCATGCCCCCCCAGCTGCATGAAGTCCAGTGCGGTAGCGTCATCGCCGCTGACCAGCACAAAGTCATCATTAACCTGCTGTTGGATCTGACTAACCCGTGATAAGTTCCCGGTCGCCTCTTTGATTCCGATAATATTTTTTATTTTCGCCAGACGTCCAACGGTTTCCGGCAGTAAATCGATGCCGGTACGCGAGGGAACGTTGTATAACATTTGTGGCAGTTCGGTGCTTTCCGCGATGATTTTGAAGTGCTGATACAACCCCTCCTGAGTAGGACGGTTGTAATAAGGGGTGACGGTCAGGCAACCAACAACGCCTGAATTTTCAAAACGTTTGGTCAGGCAGACGCCTTCAGCGGTGGCATTAGCACCGGTGCCGGCAATCACCGGAATGCGACCATCGGCCAGTTCCAACGTTAACAGAACCACATCACCGTGTTCATCGTGGCTCAGAGTAGCTGACTCGCCGGTCGTTCCTACAGAAACAATTGCCGCAGTTCCGCTGGCAACATGGTAATCAATCAGTTTTTTCAGGCTCGCACGGCAGACATTTCCTTTGTCATCCATCGGTGTAACGAGCGCAACAATACTTCCCGTGAACATGAGTCATCCCCTCGACAAACAAGTGCTTCATGGTACGTTTGACCGCGCAATAAAAGCAAGTGCACAGGTCGACCTATGTGCTTGTCAGCAGTTTTTTTTATGTTTACCTTAAGGTTATTAGCATTTAGACAGGAAGCTTGATTTTGCCGCATTCATCGCAACACTATCTGGTTATTACCGCGCTTGGGGTTGACCGCCCCGGGATTGTCAATACGATTACTCGCCATGTCAGCAGCTGCGGGTGCAATATTGAAGATAGCCGTCTTGCTATGCTTGGCGAAGAGTTTAGCTTTATTATGCTGCTGTCCGGCAGCTGGAACGCGATAACGCTGATCGAGTCCACGCTACCGTTAAAGGGCGCTGAGCTGGAGCTGTTGATCGTGATGAAGCGGACCCGCGCCAGCCTGCCGCCACCGATGCCCGCCACGGTTTGGGTGCAGGTTGAAGTGACTGACTCGCCGCATATCGTTGAGCGTTTTACCGATCTGTTTGATTCACATCAGATGAATATTGCGGAGCTGGTCTCACGCACGCAGTCGGCACATGAAAATCAGCCGCCGTTACTCTATATTCAGATAACCGCACACAGCCCGGCCAGCCAGGATGCCTCATTTATTGAACAAGCGTTCAAACGTTTGTGTACAGAACTTCAGGCGCAAGGCACTATTAAAGCCGTTTCTCACCACGGTGCCTGACGCGCTGAGTGCCCGAGATAAGTCAGGCGCCTGAATTCATCCCTCGCATAATCATATCTAACGGAGAGTAGTAATGAATCCACTGAAAGCCGGTGATACAGCACCGAAATTTAGTTTGCCCGATCAGGATGGTGAACAAATAAATTTGACCGACTTCCAGGGACAGCGCGTTCTGGTCTATTTTTACCCGAAAGCCATGACGCCAGGCTGCACCGTGCAGGCCTGCGGTCTGCGCGATAGTATGGATGAGCTAAAACAAGCCGGCGTTGAAGTACTGGGTATCAGCACCGATAAACCGGAAAAGCTGTCGCGCTTCGTCGAAAAAGAGCTGCTGAACTTCACCTTACTGTCAGATGAAGACCACCAGGTCAGTGACCAGTTTGGCATCTGGGGAGAAAAAACCTTTATGGGCAAGACCTATGACGGCATCCACCGTATCAGCTTCTTGATTGATACCGATGGCAAGGTCGAGAAAGTCTTCGATAACTTCAAAACCAGCAATCACCACGATATCGTTATCGACTACCTGAAAACTGCGTAAATCACGTGGTCAGACAGAGCGATCCGTGCTGCCGGCGCAGCAGCAAGGGTGCTGACAGGCAACGGCCTGCGGATCGCCGTATTGACCTGGAAAACATATAAAGCACAGCCTACTGGCGCGAAGGTTCATTGACCACTGCGGATGGCTGCGGAGCGCTTTTCGCTATGACGACGCAGTTACGTCCGGTATTTTTTGCCCGATAAAGCGCTTCGTCCGCCTGTCCAAAAGCGTCATGCATGTCGTTCTCGCTGTCAGAAGACCAGAACGAAATGCCGATGGAGATAGTCACATTTCCTATCGCATCTATTTGAAACTGCTCAATACGCTTACGCACCCTTTCAGCAATCATCAGCGCCCTGTCACGATCTGCTCCGGGCAGGATCATCAGAAACTCTTCCCCGCCGTTGCGACAGAGAACGTCGGATTGTCTGGCTCCCAAGCCCAGTTGCTGCGCCACCGTTTTGATCACCGTGTCACCTGCAGCATGGCCGAAAGCATCGTTGACACCTTTAAAGCGATCGATATCCAGCGCCAGTAAGGCGAAGGGCTGTCCGGTGGAGAGAAAATAGTCCAGTACCGCATCTAAGCCACGGCGGTTAAGCAGCCCGGTCAGCGGGTCAGTCTGAGCTTCACTTTTCAGACGGCCGATTTTGTCATGCATCTGCCCAATTCCGGCCAGCATCGCCCGCTTAATTTGTGAAGATTCATAGTACCAGGAGCGGATGCTACCGATCTCTTTTGAGACATTTTGCGTATCCATCCGGCTGGCTTTACGC
Proteins encoded:
- a CDS encoding neutral zinc metallopeptidase, producing the protein MRWQGRRESDNVEDRRDQSGTVGGGRIRIPRGKGGIVLLIVVIVAGYYGYDLSPLLGGGTSSVSPPTRQQWQQTSAKEGEAAQFTRTIFAMTEDTWQQLFQKMGKTWYAPVLVMYRNQTSTACGSGQSAMGPFYCPADSKVYIDLSFYDEMKSKLGAGGEFAQGYVIAHEVGHHVQHLLGIDRKVRQMQQGANQAQANQLSVKMELQADCFAGVWGYYMQQEKVLETGDLESALNAAEAIGDDRLQQRSQGRVVPDSFTHGTSQQRYSWFKKGFDGGNPAQCNTFAN
- the purC gene encoding phosphoribosylaminoimidazolesuccinocarboxamide synthase, with protein sequence MQKKAELYRGKAKTVYSTENPDLLVLEFRNDTSALDGERIEQFDRKGMINNKFNHFIMTKLQEAGIPTQMEALLSDNEALVKNLDMVPVECVIRNRAAGSLVKRLGVEEGMILNPPLFDLFLKDDAKHDPMVNESYCETFGWVSKANLARMQELTFQANDVLSKLFADAGLILVDFKLEFGLFKGEVVLGDEFSPDGARLWDKDTLNKMDKDRYRQSLGGLIEAYEEVANRLGVKLD
- the bamC gene encoding outer membrane protein assembly factor BamC, whose protein sequence is MVYSVQKSTVAKVVGLSLVMLLAACSNDQRYKRQVSGDESYLQAADLSDLQAPAGMTLPIQNGDFDIPSVNANGQVGKQLDIRPPAQTLALMNGTRSQFAANSGILLIDSQSGSIWPQVVDVVQTAKFPVADRQDARQTLTTDWVQWNRADEDNQYRGRYQLSVQQQGGQQALMVKLLELQQQDKEVNSPVQIQRYTAQMLNEISAGLDKIETRREDAAASRSPTQIDVQSGADDTGLPDLILRAPFNVVWQRLPATLKRIGMEVKDDNRSQGSLNVTYSAPGSSTFDELGAKDPQLKNGDYKLQVGDLDNRSSLQFLDPKGHPLTQSQNDALVAVFQAAFSK
- the dapA gene encoding 4-hydroxy-tetrahydrodipicolinate synthase, with amino-acid sequence MFTGSIVALVTPMDDKGNVCRASLKKLIDYHVASGTAAIVSVGTTGESATLSHDEHGDVVLLTLELADGRIPVIAGTGANATAEGVCLTKRFENSGVVGCLTVTPYYNRPTQEGLYQHFKIIAESTELPQMLYNVPSRTGIDLLPETVGRLAKIKNIIGIKEATGNLSRVSQIQQQVNDDFVLVSGDDATALDFMQLGGHGVISVTANIAAREMAELCSLAQQGKFAQARHLNQRLMHLHQKLFVEPNPIPVKWAAKRLGLIATDTLRLPMTPLTDDGCSVVEQALKDAGPLQI
- a CDS encoding glycine cleavage system transcriptional repressor, translating into MPHSSQHYLVITALGVDRPGIVNTITRHVSSCGCNIEDSRLAMLGEEFSFIMLLSGSWNAITLIESTLPLKGAELELLIVMKRTRASLPPPMPATVWVQVEVTDSPHIVERFTDLFDSHQMNIAELVSRTQSAHENQPPLLYIQITAHSPASQDASFIEQAFKRLCTELQAQGTIKAVSHHGA
- the bcp gene encoding thioredoxin-dependent thiol peroxidase — protein: MNPLKAGDTAPKFSLPDQDGEQINLTDFQGQRVLVYFYPKAMTPGCTVQACGLRDSMDELKQAGVEVLGISTDKPEKLSRFVEKELLNFTLLSDEDHQVSDQFGIWGEKTFMGKTYDGIHRISFLIDTDGKVEKVFDNFKTSNHHDIVIDYLKTA